The proteins below come from a single Paracoccus sp. SCSIO 75233 genomic window:
- a CDS encoding tyrosine recombinase XerC codes for MSQPLALAPAMADALALWLEVEAGTRDRSPHTITAYRDDTIAFLSFLGGYNGQPATPKSLAALKQPDMRAFAAAERARGLSARSLARRLSAVRSFLRWISDREGYDLSAALSARSPKYQRSLPRPLARDQARDLLDYAGTHHPEPWIAARDAAVLTLLYGCGLRISEALSLQGRDWPLGEALRITGKGGRERMVPVLPVTREAIAEYLRLCPWPSEPDAPLFRGKRGGPLRAGVFEKAMVQMRQALGLPPSATPHAMRHSFATHLLSAGGDLRSIQELLGHASLATTQVYTGVDDAHLMEVYRKAHPRK; via the coding sequence ATGAGCCAGCCGCTCGCGCTTGCCCCCGCGATGGCGGATGCGCTGGCGCTCTGGCTGGAGGTGGAGGCGGGCACCCGCGACCGCTCGCCCCACACAATCACCGCCTATCGCGACGACACGATTGCCTTTCTGTCCTTCCTCGGCGGCTATAACGGCCAGCCTGCGACGCCGAAATCGCTGGCCGCGCTGAAACAACCGGATATGCGCGCATTCGCCGCAGCCGAGCGGGCGCGCGGCCTGTCGGCCCGGTCGCTGGCCCGCAGGCTGTCCGCCGTGCGCAGCTTCCTGCGCTGGATCTCGGATCGGGAGGGATATGACCTCTCCGCCGCGCTCTCGGCCCGCAGCCCGAAATATCAGCGCTCCCTGCCCCGCCCGCTTGCGCGGGATCAGGCGCGGGACCTGCTGGACTACGCCGGCACCCATCACCCCGAACCCTGGATCGCCGCCCGCGATGCCGCCGTGCTGACCCTGCTTTACGGCTGTGGCCTGCGCATATCGGAGGCGCTGTCGCTTCAGGGGCGTGACTGGCCGCTTGGCGAGGCGCTGAGGATCACCGGCAAGGGCGGGCGCGAGCGTATGGTCCCGGTCCTGCCCGTCACGCGGGAAGCCATCGCCGAATATCTGCGCCTCTGCCCGTGGCCATCCGAACCCGACGCCCCGCTGTTTCGCGGCAAGCGCGGCGGCCCGCTGCGTGCCGGGGTGTTTGAAAAGGCGATGGTCCAGATGCGACAGGCGCTCGGCCTGCCGCCAAGCGCCACCCCCCACGCCATGCGCCACAGCTTCGCCACACATCTGCTGTCGGCGGGCGGCGATCTGCGCAGCATTCAGGAACTGCTCGGCCATGCCAGCCTTGCGACCACGCAGGTCTATACCGGGGTCGACGACGCGCATCTGATGGAAGTCTACCGCAAGGCCCATCCCCGGAAGTGA
- a CDS encoding phosphatidylcholine/phosphatidylserine synthase — MEIRFKALFVHLLTASGAVFSMLAMLAAVEDRWSLMFFWLIVALVVDGIDGPLARRYRVKENWPNYDGVLMDLIIDFLTYVFIPAFALFKSDLLPGWTGWFAIIVITYGSILYFSDTRMKTLDNSFAGFPACWNMVVLVLFALKPNFWVILAIVSVLTVAMFTNVKFIHPVRTERWRAISLPMAAAWVFFSVWAIAVNFHPASWANWGLVISSLWLLLAGPAQQLTERNSR, encoded by the coding sequence ATGGAAATTCGCTTCAAGGCCCTTTTCGTCCACCTGCTGACCGCCAGCGGTGCCGTATTTTCAATGCTCGCCATGCTCGCCGCCGTCGAGGATCGCTGGTCGCTGATGTTTTTCTGGCTGATCGTCGCGCTTGTCGTCGACGGCATCGACGGCCCCCTTGCAAGGCGCTATCGGGTGAAGGAAAACTGGCCGAACTATGACGGCGTTCTTATGGACCTGATCATAGATTTCCTGACCTATGTTTTCATTCCGGCATTCGCCCTGTTCAAATCCGACCTGCTGCCCGGCTGGACGGGATGGTTTGCGATCATCGTCATCACCTATGGCTCGATCCTGTATTTCTCCGACACGCGGATGAAGACGCTCGACAACTCATTCGCCGGATTTCCCGCCTGCTGGAATATGGTCGTGCTGGTCCTCTTTGCGCTGAAGCCGAATTTCTGGGTCATTCTGGCGATTGTCTCGGTGCTGACCGTCGCCATGTTCACCAATGTCAAATTCATCCACCCGGTCAGGACCGAACGCTGGCGGGCGATCTCCCTGCCGATGGCGGCAGCTTGGGTGTTTTTCAGCGTCTGGGCCATAGCGGTCAATTTCCATCCGGCAAGCTGGGCGAATTGGGGGCTGGTCATAAGCAGCCTGTGGTTGCTTCTGGCGGGCCCTGCCCAGCAGCTGACCGAAAGAAACAGCCGCTAG
- a CDS encoding ABC transporter substrate-binding protein: MNRYWKTTTAALALLASPALAAEDTITLGMVLEPPSLDPTGNAAAAIDEIVYANVFQGLTRFGPDGAILPALAESWETEEDGKVYVFKLRQDVTYHDGAEFGADDVVFSLDRARAEDSTNPQKTLFAGIESVEAVDPLTVRVTLSSPDGMFPFKMAAGDAIILDEASAADAATNPVGTGPFRFANWRQGDSISLEAFDGYWGEKPALTSATFRFIGDPTAAFASLMAGDVDAFPIYPAPETLAQIEADPRFNVIVGTTEGETILTMNKASAPLDNVQVREAIAHAINRQELIDGAMFGYGTPIGTHFAPHHPDYVDLTEQSAYDPERSRELLEEAGISDLTLRLALPPTPYARRGGELLAAQLREVGIETEATNMEWAQWLETVFTGKDYDLTIISHVEPMDIGIYARDDYYFNYSNDEMKEVMAEVNLTTDDAERSELLKRAQRIIADDFSNGYLFQLAKTGVADARIEGLWENAPTPANDLSEVRWTE; this comes from the coding sequence ATGAACCGCTACTGGAAAACCACGACCGCAGCCCTGGCGCTGCTCGCCTCGCCTGCGCTTGCCGCCGAAGACACGATCACCCTCGGCATGGTCCTCGAACCACCCAGCCTCGACCCGACCGGCAACGCCGCCGCCGCCATTGACGAGATCGTTTATGCCAATGTTTTCCAAGGCCTGACGCGTTTCGGCCCGGATGGTGCGATCCTGCCTGCGCTGGCCGAAAGCTGGGAAACGGAGGAGGACGGCAAGGTTTACGTCTTCAAGCTGCGGCAGGACGTGACCTATCACGACGGCGCGGAATTCGGGGCCGATGATGTGGTCTTCTCGCTCGACCGGGCACGGGCTGAGGATTCGACCAACCCGCAGAAAACCCTGTTCGCAGGTATCGAATCCGTCGAAGCCGTCGACCCGCTGACCGTGCGCGTCACGCTGAGCTCGCCGGACGGGATGTTCCCGTTCAAGATGGCCGCGGGCGATGCGATCATTCTCGACGAAGCCTCCGCCGCCGACGCCGCCACCAACCCGGTCGGCACCGGCCCGTTCCGCTTTGCCAACTGGCGGCAGGGCGATTCGATTTCGCTGGAGGCGTTCGATGGCTATTGGGGCGAAAAACCGGCCCTGACCTCCGCCACGTTCCGCTTCATCGGCGATCCGACCGCCGCCTTTGCCTCGCTGATGGCGGGGGATGTCGACGCCTTCCCGATCTACCCGGCCCCGGAAACGCTGGCCCAGATCGAGGCCGATCCGCGTTTCAATGTCATCGTCGGCACGACCGAGGGCGAGACGATCCTGACCATGAACAAGGCCTCAGCGCCGCTCGACAACGTGCAGGTGCGCGAGGCGATTGCCCATGCGATCAACCGGCAGGAGCTGATCGACGGGGCCATGTTCGGCTACGGCACCCCGATCGGCACGCATTTCGCGCCGCATCACCCGGATTATGTCGATCTGACGGAGCAATCCGCCTATGACCCGGAGCGGTCGCGGGAGTTGCTGGAGGAAGCCGGGATCAGCGACCTGACGCTGCGCCTCGCCCTGCCACCGACGCCCTATGCCCGCCGTGGCGGCGAATTGCTGGCAGCCCAGCTTCGCGAAGTCGGGATCGAGACCGAGGCGACGAATATGGAGTGGGCGCAATGGCTGGAGACCGTGTTCACCGGCAAAGATTACGACCTGACCATCATCAGCCATGTCGAGCCGATGGATATCGGGATTTACGCGCGCGATGACTATTATTTCAACTACAGCAATGACGAGATGAAAGAGGTCATGGCGGAGGTCAATCTGACCACAGATGACGCCGAGCGTTCCGAGTTGCTGAAGCGCGCACAGCGGATCATCGCTGATGATTTCTCGAACGGCTACCTGTTCCAGCTTGCCAAGACCGGCGTCGCGGATGCCCGGATCGAGGGGCTGTGGGAGAACGCGCCGACGCCCGCGAATGACCTGTCGGAGGTCCGCTGGACCGAGTGA
- a CDS encoding DUF484 family protein has protein sequence MTETGLSPEQRQALLDDPSAILMDRDLMRAIVGAHEDGVGANVIDIRGRAMTALEARLDRLEAAHENVIAAAYENQSGMNTIHRAVLSLLQPVSFDDFLDNMQADLADILRVDTLVLVMETATKEGAPELGGPLTMVPEGTVSRAIAAGRRGQQSGEVILRRATQICSGLHGAEVASEALIPIDLGPTRMPALLLMGSAEPGRFSAAHGTDLLRFFGQSFRLVLLRWLEE, from the coding sequence ATGACGGAAACCGGCCTCAGCCCGGAACAGCGTCAGGCCCTGCTGGACGATCCCAGTGCGATCCTGATGGACCGCGATCTGATGCGCGCCATTGTCGGCGCGCATGAGGACGGCGTCGGCGCGAATGTCATCGACATTCGCGGCCGCGCCATGACGGCGCTTGAGGCGCGGCTGGACCGTCTGGAAGCGGCGCATGAAAACGTCATCGCCGCTGCCTATGAAAACCAGTCGGGGATGAACACCATTCATCGCGCCGTGCTGTCACTGCTTCAGCCGGTCAGCTTTGACGATTTCCTCGACAATATGCAGGCCGATCTGGCCGATATACTGCGCGTCGACACGCTGGTGCTGGTCATGGAAACCGCGACCAAGGAAGGCGCGCCGGAGCTTGGCGGGCCGTTGACGATGGTGCCGGAAGGCACGGTCAGCCGCGCCATCGCCGCAGGCCGCCGCGGCCAGCAATCGGGCGAGGTGATCCTGCGCCGCGCCACCCAGATCTGTTCCGGCCTGCACGGGGCAGAGGTGGCCTCCGAAGCCCTGATCCCGATCGATCTCGGCCCGACCCGGATGCCCGCACTGCTGCTGATGGGCTCTGCCGAGCCGGGGCGGTTTTCCGCCGCGCATGGCACCGATCTGCTGCGCTTCTTCGGGCAAAGCTTCCGGCTGGTCCTGCTTCGCTGGCTGGAGGAATGA